One Salmo trutta chromosome 24, fSalTru1.1, whole genome shotgun sequence genomic region harbors:
- the LOC115160540 gene encoding vegetative cell wall protein gp1-like: MEIIDDCPLPYLASPYCPLPYLASPYCPLLYLASPYCPLLYLASPYCPLPYLTSPYCPLPYLASPYCPLPYLTSPYYKIYCPLPYLASPYCPLLYLASTYCPLPYLASPYCPLPYLTSPYCPLPYLTSPYCPLPYLASPYCPLPYLASPYCPLPYLASFYCPLPYLAASTAPSPTSPAPTAHSPTSPAPTAHSPISPAPTAHSPTSPASTAPSPTSPASTAPSPTSPASTAPSPTLPAPTAHSPTSPAPTAHSPTSPAPTAHSPSSPAPTAHSPTSPALTAHSPNSPAPTAPSPTSPAPTAPSPTSPAPTAHSPTSPAPTAHSPTSPAPTAHSLPRQPLLPTPLPRQPLLPPPLPRQPLLPPPLPRQPLLPTPLPRQPLLPTPLPRQPLLPPPLPRHPYCPLPYLDSPYCPLPYLASPYCPLPYLASFHCPLPYLASHYCPLPYLTSPYCPLPYLTSPYCPLPYLTSFYCPLPYLTSPYCPLPYLTSPYCPLPYLTSFYCPLPRQPLLPPPIPCQPLLPPPLPCQPLLPLSLPLSIPFLTRPSPFFLCFTLLYLVQH; encoded by the exons ATGGAAATCATAGACGATTGCCCCCTCCCCTACCTCGCCAGCCCCTACTGCCCACTCCCCTACCTTGCCAGCCCCTACTGCCCACTCCTCTACCTTGCCAGCCCCTACTGCCCACTCCTCTACCTCGCCAGCCCCTACTGCCCCCTCCCCTACCTCACCAGCCCCTACTGCCCACTCCCCTACCTCGCCAGCCCCTACTGCCCACTCCCCTACCTCACCAGCCCCTACT ataagatctactGCCCACTCCCCTACCTCGCCAGCCCCTACTGCCCACTCCTCTACCTCGCCAGCACCTACTGCCCCCTCCCCTACCTCGCCAGCCCCTACTGCCCACTCCCCTACCTCACCAGCCCCTACTGCCCCCTCCCCTACCTCACCAGCCCCTACTGCCCACTCCCCTACCTCGCCAGCCCCTACTGCCCACTCCCCTACCTCGCCAGCCCCTACTGCCCACTCCCCTACCTCGCCAGCTTCTACTGCCCCCTCCCCTACCTCGCAGCTTCTACTGCCCCCTCCCCTACCTCGCCAGCCCCTACTGCCCACTCCCCTACCTCGCCAGCCCCTACTGCCCACTCCCCTATCTCACCAGCCCCTACTGCCCACTCCCCTACCTCACCAGCTTCTACTGCCCCCTCCCCTACCTCACCAGCTTCTACTGCCCCCTCCCCTACCTCGCCAGCCTCTACTGCCCCCTCCCCTACCTTGCCAGCCCCTACTGCCCACTCCCCTACCTCGCCAGCCCCTACTGCCCACTCCCCTACCTCGCCAGCCCCTACTGCCCACTCCCCTAGCTCGCCAGCCCCTACTGCCCACTCCCCTACCTCGCCAGCCCTTACTGCCCACTCCCCTAACTCACCAGCCCCTACTGCCCCCTCCCCTACCTCGCCAGCCCCTACTGCCCCCTCCCCTACCTCACCAGCCCCTACTGCCCACTCCCCTACCTCGCCAGCCCCTACTGCCCACTCCCCTACCTCGCCAGCCCCTACTGCCCACTCCCTACCTCGCCAGCCCCTACTGCCCACTCCCCTACCTCGCCAGCCCCTACTGCCCCCTCCCCTACCTCGCCAGCCCCTACTGCCACCTCCCCTACCTCGCCAGCCCCTACTGCCCACTCCCCTACCTCGCCAGCCCCTACTGCCCACTCCCCTACCTCGCCAGCCCCTACTGCCCCCTCCCCTACCTCGCCACCCCTACTGCCCCCTCCCCTACCTCGACAGCCCCTACTGCCCACTCCCCTACCTCGCCAGCCCCTACTGCCCTCTCCCCTACCTCGCCAGCTTTCACTGCCCCCTCCCCTACCTCGCCAGCCACTACTGCCCCCTCCCCTACCTCACCAGCCCCTACTGCCCCCTCCCCTACCTCACCAGCCCCTACTGCCCCCTCCCCTACCTCACCAGCTTCTACTGCCCCCTCCCCTACCTCACCAGCCCCTACTGCCCACTCCCCTACCTCACCAGCCCCTACTGCCCCCTCCCCTACCTCACCAGCTTCTACTGCCCCCTACCTCGCCAGCCCCTACTGCCCCCTCCCATACCTTGCCAGCCCCTACTGCCCCCTCCCTTACCTTGCCAGCCCctactgcccctctctctccctctctctatccctttcctCACTCGCCCTTCCCCCTTTTTTCTCTGTTTTACCTTGCTTTATCTTGTGCAACACTGA
- the LOC115161187 gene encoding insulin receptor substrate 2, whose product MASPPNTGGGHLLSNANISNTKIKKCGYLKKQKHGHKRFFVLKEPDEGFPARLEYYESEKKWKNKSAAKRVIPLDCCLNINKRADAKHKHLIALYTKDEYFAVAAENEKEQENWYRVLTDLMSEGKVYSDGSASNSASSLVGFDEANYGMITPVTAAYTEVWQVNLKSKGLGQSRNLTGVYRLCLSSRTISFVKLNSDVASVSLQLMNIRRCGHSESFFFIEVGRSAATGPGELWMQADDSVVAQNIHETILEAMKAMKELSEFRPRSKSQSSGTNPISVPTRRHLNNLPPSQTGLQRRSRTDSMATTSPVSNFTSCRIRTASEGEGTMARPMSVNGSPLSPGIQPNLLGRSNTITARPCRTFESSSLQHSKSMSMPLSHSPPTATPSPVSLSSCSESSAPCPSSCSASVSPSDGGFISCDDYGSSPAGLHLTLRSNTPESLREDTPPSREGSDLHGYMVMERQNQNGYRRLPELDKAYRKRTYSLTTPRQHRAPPQVSSASLDEYTLMRATYTSGGQSGRSSHMASPKVTYPEDYGDVQIGSNGHLGDSGYMPMTPGVAPQTGGVKGNAYMPMSPMCVSAPKQIINPRSHPSPAGMGPHTDSPGSVSLGDSGYMRMFYGAKMSVDSSDEKLTNGEYLNMSPVDPLVTFTPPDYFLTDTTPQPHPHHRQPYSISSQTRSLKAQPQRNGDTDQYVVMSLQRQRIEEESNYCPISPVSIGTPPTNTLSSAPSILRAGRVTQEGGLVHRGRVSRPTRLALDSLRTLPCMSEHPLPSEPRSPGEYINIDFGNATRYPPVSATTESSASSLGSVDGPARSSPPLSEYVNIDISSCSSKHRDSPSSIGRMEPSPVLLVCPSQPHREGQREREEEREGKEERVVVEYPLQKHVSPVCPVGAVKDDYTEMTFSPTNPSASLPASLCPSDSTTPLPTSPSSCIQRLTLGGEGVVVVPPVPVESFLLGGPSIPPVNPDRGAKVIRADPQGRRRHSSETFSSTTTVTPVSPSFAHDANKRHSSASVENVSRLVRSSEGSEEEYGNSNSPMCRETSAGYQNGLNYIALNLMEGSLGGCSSLGGCEGLLRFKAACGCKGGMNGFNASPYATMGFKETATAVKD is encoded by the coding sequence ATGGCGAGTCCTCCAAATACTGGGGGAGGACACTTGTTATCCAACGCGAACATTAGTAACACCAAGATTAAGAAATGTGGATACCTCAAGAAGCAGAAGCACGGACACAAGCGCTTCTTCGTTCTGAAGGAGCCGGACGAGGGCTTCCCTGCCCGGCTGGAGTACTACGAGAGCGAGAAGAAATGGAAAAACAAGTCAGCGGCAAAGAGGGTTATACCTCTTGACTGCTGCCTCAATATCAACAAGAGAGCTGACGCCAAACACAAACACCTTATCGCCCTCTATACCAAGGACGAATATTTTGCCGTGGCGGCAGAGAATGAAAAAGAGCAGGAGAATTGGTACCGAGTCTTAACGGATTTAATGAGCGAGGGGAAAGTGTACTCCGACGGCTCCGCTTCCAATTCCGCGTCTTCGCTGGTGGGGTTTGATGAGGCGAACTACGGGATGATTACGCCGGTAACTGCAGCGTATACGGAGGTATGGCAAGTGAACCTGAAATCAAAAGGGCTGGGGCAGAGCCGGAATCTGACCGGTGTGTACAGACTGTGTTTATCCAGCCGGACTATCAGCTTCGTAAAGCTCAACTCGGATGTCGCGTCCGTCAGTTTACAGCTGATGAACATTCGGAGATGCGGACACTCAGAGAGCTTTTTCTTCATCGAGGTCGGACGGTCAGCAGCCACGGGACCAGGCGAGCTGTGGATGCAGGCTGACGACTCAGTGGTGGCGCAAAACATCCACGAGACTATCTTGGAGGCCATGAAAGCCATGAAGGAGCTGTCTGAGTTTCGGCCGCGCAGCAAGAGCCAGTCGTCAGGCACTAACCCCATCTCCGTGCCCACCCGGCGGCACCTCAACAACCTTCCTCCAAGCCAGACCGGGCTCCAGCGGCGGTCGCGCACTGACAGCATGGCCACAACTTCCCCGGTTAGTAATTTTACCTCCTGCCGGATACGCACTGCCAGCGAGGGAGAAGGCACCATGGCGCGCCCCATGTCTGTTAACGGGAGTCCCCTCAGCCCCGGTATTCAACCGAACCTATTAGGAAGATCAAACACCATTACAGCCCGGCCCTGCCGGACATTTGAATCCTCCTCCCTCCAGCACAGTAAGTCCATGTCCATGCCTCTGTCCCACTCCCCACCCACAGCCACCCCAAGCCCTGTCAGCCTGTCCTCCTGCTCGGAAAGCAGCGCTCCTTGCCCCTCCAGCTGCAGTGCCTCGGTCTCCCCCAGTGATGGGGGCTTCATCTCCTGTGATGATTATGGCTCCAGCCCTGCAGGCCTGCACCTCACCCTCCGCAGTAACACCCCAGAGTCCCTGAGGGAAGACACACCCCCCTCCCGGGAAGGCAGCGACCTCCACGGCTACATGGTGATGGAGAGACAGAACCAGAACGGTTACCGCCGGTTACCAGAGCTGGACAAGGCATACCGGAAACGCACATACTCCCTCACCACCCCGCGCCAGCACAGGGCACCGCCCCAGGTCTCCTCTGCCTCATTGGACGAATACACGCTCATGAGGGCCACCTACACCAGTGGTGGCCAATCGGGTCGCAGCTCTCACATGGCTTCCCCAAAAGTGACCTATCCCGAGGACTATGGCGATGTCCAGATAGGCTCCAACGGTCACCTAGGCGACAGTGGCTACATGCCCATGACTCCGGGCGTGGCCCCTCAGACAGGGGGGGTCAAAGGTAATGCTTACATGCCCATGAGCCCCATGTGTGTGTCGGCCCCAAAGCAGATCATCAACCCCCGCTCTCACCCCTCTCCAGCTGGGATGGGTCCCCATACAGATTCCCCTGGCAGTGTGTCTCTGGGGGACAGCGGCTACATGAGGATGTTCTATGGGGCCAAGATGTCTGTGGACAGCTCAGATGAGAAACTCACCAATGGGGAGTACCTCAACATGTCCCCTGTGGACCCTCTGGTGACCTTCACCCCCCCAGACTACTTCCTCACAGACACTACCCCCCAGCCTCACCCTCACCACAGACAGCCTTACTCCATCAGTTCCCAAACCCGCTCTCTCAAAGCTCAGCCCCAGAGAAACGGTGACACGGACCAGTACGTGGTGATGAGTCTACAGAGGCAGAGGATAGAAGAGGAGTCCAACTACTGTCCCATCTCACCAGTCTCCATCGGTACGCCCCCCACCAACACCCTCTCCTCAGCCCCCTCGATCCTCAGAGCCGGCAGGGTGACCCAGGAGGGGGGTTTGGTCCACAGGGGGAGGGTGAGTCGGCCTACCCGGCTCGCTCTGGACTCTCTGAGGACACTGCCCTGTATGAGCGAACACCCTCTCCCCTCTGAGCCCAGGAGTCCCGGGGAGTACATCAACATAGACTTTGGCAACGCCACACGATATCCACCTGTCTCTGCCACGACTGAAAGCTCTGCTTCATCGCTGGGCTCGGTGGACGGGCCGGCGAGGAGTTCCCCGCCACTCTCCGAATACGTCAACATCGACATCAGCTCATGCTCTTCCAAACACAGGGATTCCCCTTCTTCAATAGGGCGCATGGAGCCGAGTCCTGTGCTCCTCGTGTGTCCCAGCCAGCCTCACAGAGagggtcagagggagagagaggaggagagagagggaaaagaggagagagtcGTAGTGGAATATCCTCTCCAAAAGCATGTGAGCCCTGTGTGCCCGGTTGGCGCTGTAAAAGACGACTACACTGAGATGACCTTCAGTCCTACCaacccctctgcctctctccctgcctctctgtgCCCCTCTGACTCCACCACCCCCCTGCCTACCAGCCCCTCGTCCTGCATCCAGAGACTCACCCTGGGGGGAGAGGGCGTAGTGGTGGTCCCCCCTGTCCCTGTGGAGTCCTTCCTCCTGGGGGGTCCCTCCATCCCCCCCGTCAACCCAGACAGGGGGGCTAAGGTGATCCGGGCTGACCCCCAGGGTCGCAGGCGCCACAGCTCCGAGACCTTCTCCTCCACCACCACGGTAACGCCAGTGTCTCCGTCATTCGCCCACGATGCCAACAAACGGCACAGCTCGGCATCGGTGGAGAACGTGTCGCGGCTGGTCCGGAGCTCGGAGGGCTCAGAGGAGGAGTATGGGAACAGCAACAGCCCCATGTGTCGGGAGACTTCGGCGGGCTACCAGAACGGACTCAACTACATTGCCTTAAACCTGATGGAAGGGAGCCTGGGGGGCTGCAGCAGTCTGGGGGGCTGTGAGGGACTGCTGAGGTTCAAGGCAGCGTGCGGATGCAAGGGGGGCATGAACGGTTTCAACGCCAGCCCCTATGCCACCATGGGCTTCAAGGAGACTGCAACAGCAGTGAAAG